Proteins co-encoded in one Polaromonas vacuolata genomic window:
- a CDS encoding LLM class flavin-dependent oxidoreductase — MLRLSVLDQSVALSGQSQAASIRETLALAQHAEALGYHRFWVSEHHSHPSIVGSAPEVLMAAIAATTDTIRIGSAGVMLPHYSALKVAEQFRVLDALAPGRIDMGVGRAPGSDMRTARLLNPDPRQSAENFPVQVRELQTWVSGIDFPAGHPGHGVEASPSGPTTPDLWMLGSSDYGAQLAAHYGLPYAFAWFITEGQGAAEALALYRRLYQPSLAHPTPEAVLCVWALAADTEQEAWVHFSGRERWKIDRNQGGLGPLLSPQEVAQRPYTRSEQVQSDQLRANALVGSGAQVANKLRQLAAEHAVNELVVITWAHSPEARIASYSLLAQEFALNPVNPS; from the coding sequence ATGCTTAGACTCTCAGTTCTCGATCAATCCGTCGCCCTTTCTGGCCAAAGCCAAGCCGCCTCAATCCGTGAAACCCTAGCCCTTGCCCAGCATGCCGAAGCCTTGGGCTACCACCGTTTTTGGGTTAGCGAGCACCACTCTCACCCCAGCATTGTGGGTTCTGCACCCGAGGTGTTGATGGCGGCGATTGCGGCCACCACCGACACGATTCGTATTGGTAGCGCAGGTGTGATGCTGCCGCATTATTCAGCCCTCAAAGTGGCTGAGCAATTTCGTGTGCTCGATGCCTTGGCGCCCGGCCGCATTGACATGGGTGTGGGCCGCGCGCCTGGCTCTGACATGCGAACTGCCCGTTTGCTCAACCCAGACCCGCGCCAGTCGGCCGAGAATTTTCCGGTTCAGGTGCGCGAACTTCAAACTTGGGTGAGTGGCATTGACTTTCCCGCCGGCCATCCCGGTCACGGCGTCGAGGCCAGCCCGTCCGGCCCAACTACACCTGATCTTTGGATGTTGGGTAGTTCTGACTACGGTGCCCAGTTGGCCGCGCACTACGGCTTGCCTTATGCGTTTGCGTGGTTTATTACTGAAGGGCAGGGCGCAGCCGAGGCACTGGCTTTGTACCGCCGTCTTTATCAACCCAGCTTGGCGCATCCGACGCCCGAAGCCGTGCTCTGTGTCTGGGCCTTAGCCGCTGATACGGAACAAGAAGCTTGGGTGCATTTCTCGGGCCGCGAGCGCTGGAAAATAGACCGTAACCAAGGCGGACTCGGCCCATTACTCTCGCCGCAAGAGGTCGCCCAGCGGCCTTACACTCGCTCTGAGCAAGTGCAATCCGACCAACTCAGAGCCAATGCGCTAGTCGGCAGCGGCGCGCAGGTGGCAAACAAACTGCGCCAACTCGCGGCCGAGCATGCGGTGAATGAATTGGTGGTTATTACTTGGGCGCATTCGCCCGAGGCGAGAATTGCATCGTATTCACTGCTGGCTCAAGAATTTGCTTTAAACCCCGTCAATCCATCTTAA
- a CDS encoding YaeQ family protein yields the protein MALKATIHKAQLQIADMDRNVYADHNVIIARHPSETDERMMIRLLAFALNVTADDNKGKLEFAKDLWDVDEPALWHKDYTEAVLHWIDVGQPDDKRLMRAAGKAEKVSVYGFASSTPVWWKNIQSKLTRAANLTVWQIDAAQSQALAKLSSRSMQLQVTVQDGTLWMSTGEESVEITPQRLTPGN from the coding sequence ATGGCACTCAAAGCTACGATTCACAAAGCGCAACTGCAAATAGCCGATATGGACCGCAACGTCTATGCCGATCACAACGTCATCATTGCGCGCCACCCTTCTGAGACCGACGAGCGCATGATGATTCGCCTGCTGGCCTTTGCCCTTAACGTAACCGCTGACGACAACAAAGGCAAACTAGAGTTCGCCAAAGACTTGTGGGACGTTGACGAGCCAGCACTCTGGCACAAAGACTACACCGAGGCCGTGCTGCACTGGATAGACGTAGGCCAGCCGGACGACAAGCGCTTGATGCGCGCCGCAGGCAAGGCCGAAAAAGTCAGCGTCTACGGTTTTGCCAGCAGCACACCGGTTTGGTGGAAGAACATCCAAAGCAAACTCACCCGCGCCGCCAACCTAACCGTCTGGCAAATAGATGCGGCGCAAAGCCAAGCCTTGGCCAAACTCTCGTCCCGCAGTATGCAGTTGCAAGTGACAGTGCAAGACGGCACTTTGTGGATGAGCACGGGCGAGGAATCCGTTGAAATCACGCCGCAGCGTTTAACACCTGGAAACTAA
- a CDS encoding long-chain fatty acid--CoA ligase, whose amino-acid sequence MHTSVANLQRDLLAFIAQDGCTDGEFNAMALQLFAHQFKNNLPFQRFCMQRGKTLRNVKNWTDIPAVPIDGFKDLSLSCTPIQECERVFMTSGTTRADVKGRHHHPTLEVWDASMRRGFSQFFMRGSINIRMAVLFPDETIMANSSLAHYLAMAVREFGAPGSGYFLDANGLQIQSLAQTLTQAVATGEPMAILGASYSFVHLMDALQVQNLSFKLPAGSRLFDTGGFKGQSRELAMDDFYDQLANTFGVARKDCINMYGMTELSSQFYDDGNQSLPSVKRGPHWIRSQLVDPVTGNAVASGERGILAHCDLANYNSVTSILTEDVGQTPPQANGGFFLHGRAQGAQAKGCSLAIDEFLRAAKT is encoded by the coding sequence ATGCACACCTCAGTGGCGAACTTGCAGCGCGATCTGCTGGCTTTTATAGCCCAAGACGGTTGCACAGACGGTGAATTCAACGCCATGGCCTTGCAGCTGTTTGCGCATCAGTTCAAAAACAATTTGCCGTTTCAGCGCTTTTGCATGCAGCGCGGTAAAACACTCAGAAACGTCAAAAACTGGACCGACATACCGGCCGTGCCGATTGATGGTTTTAAAGACTTAAGCTTGAGCTGCACTCCGATACAAGAATGCGAACGCGTCTTCATGACCAGCGGCACCACCCGCGCCGACGTCAAAGGCCGGCACCACCACCCAACACTAGAAGTTTGGGATGCGTCGATGCGGCGCGGCTTTAGCCAATTTTTTATGCGCGGCAGCATTAACATTCGCATGGCGGTTTTGTTTCCCGACGAAACCATCATGGCCAACTCATCGTTAGCCCATTATTTAGCCATGGCGGTGCGCGAATTTGGCGCGCCTGGTAGTGGTTATTTTCTCGATGCCAATGGCTTGCAAATCCAATCGCTGGCGCAGACCTTGACGCAAGCCGTAGCGACCGGCGAGCCGATGGCGATACTCGGCGCTAGCTACTCTTTTGTGCATTTGATGGATGCACTACAAGTCCAAAACTTGAGTTTTAAATTGCCCGCAGGTAGCCGGCTATTTGACACCGGTGGCTTTAAAGGCCAGTCACGCGAGCTGGCGATGGACGACTTTTACGATCAGCTAGCCAACACGTTTGGCGTGGCGCGCAAGGACTGCATCAATATGTACGGCATGACTGAGCTGAGTTCGCAGTTCTACGACGACGGCAACCAAAGCCTGCCCTCAGTCAAACGCGGCCCACATTGGATACGCTCGCAACTGGTAGACCCGGTCACGGGCAATGCGGTCGCTAGTGGCGAGCGCGGCATTCTGGCGCATTGCGATTTAGCCAACTACAACTCCGTCACCAGCATACTCACCGAAGATGTGGGTCAAACACCGCCGCAGGCCAATGGCGGGTTTTTCCT